Proteins encoded by one window of Bauldia sp.:
- a CDS encoding PilZ domain-containing protein has product MSSDNNSFTIDDRRRSRSGRRADERRKAELARRRSPRMRTLKGAQIIVPAGSSVACIVRNISETGACLQLQTPVFLSHTFDLVFDDPDWSRRSCRVVWREALLMGVEFTTRESEGGPIRRALQRLLSGKRG; this is encoded by the coding sequence ATGAGTTCCGACAACAACAGCTTCACGATCGACGACCGGCGCCGCAGCCGCAGCGGTCGCCGCGCCGACGAACGGCGCAAGGCCGAACTGGCGCGCCGGCGCTCGCCGCGCATGCGTACGCTGAAGGGTGCCCAGATCATCGTGCCGGCGGGTTCGTCTGTAGCCTGCATCGTGCGCAACATCTCGGAGACGGGCGCCTGCCTGCAATTGCAGACGCCGGTGTTCCTGTCGCACACCTTCGATCTGGTTTTCGACGACCCCGACTGGTCGCGCCGCTCGTGCCGCGTCGTGTGGCGCGAGGCGCTGCTGATGGGCGTCGAATTCACGACGAGGGAGTCGGAGGGCGGCCCGATCCGGCGGGCGCTGCAGCGGCTGCTGTCCGGCAAGCGCGGGTAG
- a CDS encoding glycosyltransferase family 39 protein, which produces MAYGIAERAEARGWLVTDRGSSIALAVILVVAAYVRLHGLGDDSLWRDEASSWGEAQGSFFDILAATAGDNYPPLHNLILAASMRLFGQGEWALRISSAVFGAANVLALYWVGTIVGGRITGLIAASLLALSPFHIWYSQEARNYALLSLNATLFAGTSLWLMRKATLGRVIAAFAAAVLLLYTHPYGAFAWLCVSAAVLVVLFLRPDPEAPSPVIWVLLQLAAGLAFAPWAWLLLGRANDIHEKGFWISYPDLGYVMTQLFNVASGALVFIALMLAIAAAFVQPRPGDGDHAQAGRIGLAASPDLWVVLAWMLGPVVIGIAISLVSTPIFIGRYIIGSLPAFLLLASVGLSRFVDGWRSATAVALVVAFTITLGLAYGRPAPHEDWRRAAPYLASHVGTDGCVLVPDAGYARVLSYYLKQPLPCVIDASRLPPGGLQGNFVIVAMSGGANRKILSALSPPTWQNGDVVSFQGIIVIPFRRTGT; this is translated from the coding sequence TTGGCATACGGTATTGCAGAACGCGCGGAAGCGCGCGGATGGCTCGTCACGGATCGCGGCAGCTCCATCGCGCTGGCCGTGATCCTCGTGGTCGCCGCCTACGTTCGCCTGCACGGCCTCGGCGACGACAGCCTGTGGCGCGACGAAGCGTCCTCGTGGGGGGAAGCACAGGGAAGCTTCTTCGACATCCTCGCGGCGACGGCCGGCGACAACTACCCACCCCTGCACAATCTCATCCTCGCCGCCTCGATGCGTCTGTTCGGACAGGGCGAGTGGGCGCTGCGCATCAGCTCCGCGGTCTTCGGCGCTGCCAATGTGCTCGCGCTCTACTGGGTGGGCACGATCGTCGGCGGCCGGATCACCGGGCTGATCGCGGCGTCGCTCCTGGCGCTGTCGCCCTTCCACATCTGGTACTCGCAGGAGGCGCGCAACTATGCCCTCTTGTCGCTGAACGCGACGCTGTTCGCCGGAACGTCGCTATGGCTGATGCGCAAGGCGACGCTGGGGCGCGTGATCGCCGCGTTCGCCGCCGCCGTGCTCCTGCTCTACACGCACCCTTACGGTGCCTTCGCCTGGCTCTGCGTGAGCGCGGCCGTCCTCGTCGTCCTCTTCCTGCGTCCCGACCCGGAAGCGCCGAGTCCGGTGATCTGGGTGCTGCTGCAGTTGGCCGCCGGGCTGGCCTTTGCGCCGTGGGCCTGGCTGCTGCTCGGACGCGCGAACGATATCCACGAGAAGGGGTTCTGGATCTCCTACCCCGACCTCGGCTACGTCATGACCCAGCTATTCAATGTCGCGTCGGGGGCGCTCGTCTTCATCGCGCTGATGCTCGCGATCGCGGCCGCCTTCGTTCAGCCGCGGCCCGGCGACGGCGACCATGCGCAGGCCGGGCGGATCGGGCTCGCGGCATCTCCCGACCTGTGGGTCGTGCTCGCATGGATGCTGGGACCGGTGGTCATCGGCATCGCGATCTCCCTCGTCAGCACGCCCATCTTCATCGGCCGCTACATCATCGGTTCGCTGCCCGCCTTCCTGCTGCTGGCGTCGGTCGGGCTCAGCCGCTTCGTAGACGGATGGAGAAGCGCCACGGCGGTCGCGCTTGTCGTCGCCTTCACCATCACCCTCGGCCTTGCCTATGGCAGGCCTGCCCCGCACGAAGATTGGCGGCGTGCCGCGCCATACCTCGCGTCGCACGTCGGGACCGACGGTTGCGTGCTCGTTCCCGACGCCGGTTATGCGCGCGTCCTGTCCTACTATCTCAAGCAGCCTCTGCCCTGCGTCATCGACGCCAGCCGGTTACCGCCCGGCGGCCTGCAGGGCAACTTTGTGATCGTGGCGATGTCGGGAGGCGCCAACCGCAAGATCCTGTCGGCGCTGTCGCCGCCGACCTGGCAAAACGGCGACGTCGTCTCTTTCCAGGGAATCATCGTCATCCCCTTCCGGCGGACCGGCACCTAG
- a CDS encoding GFA family protein: protein MKLPNFPVEGGCQCRAVRYRVTAGPLSVYACHCKDCQRASGTTHTLSMFMRRDDVELLQGTLVRYDKAADSGRTVRTCGCGQCGTRVWNEPLSFPEFLVVRPGTLDDMSWAKPVGNIWTDSKAPWVVIDPAVPNFPRQPPSRQPLFDAWARALAEG, encoded by the coding sequence ATGAAGTTGCCGAATTTTCCCGTCGAGGGCGGGTGCCAGTGCCGCGCCGTGCGCTATCGCGTGACGGCCGGGCCGCTCTCCGTTTATGCCTGCCATTGCAAGGACTGCCAGCGGGCGAGCGGCACGACGCATACGCTGTCGATGTTCATGCGGCGCGACGACGTCGAGCTGCTGCAGGGGACATTGGTCAGATACGACAAGGCGGCCGACAGCGGACGTACGGTGCGCACCTGCGGCTGCGGCCAGTGCGGCACGCGGGTGTGGAACGAGCCGCTGTCGTTCCCAGAGTTTCTGGTCGTCCGCCCCGGCACGCTCGACGACATGAGCTGGGCGAAGCCTGTCGGCAACATCTGGACGGACAGCAAGGCGCCGTGGGTCGTGATCGATCCGGCGGTGCCGAATTTCCCGCGCCAGCCGCCGAGCCGGCAGCCGCTGTTCGATGCGTGGGCTCGGGCGCTCGCGGAGGGTTGA
- the fabD gene encoding ACP S-malonyltransferase produces the protein MTTAFTFPGQGSQVVGMGKALADAFFEANAVFEAVDDALGEKLSTVIFEGPIETLTLTENAQPALMAVSLAAIRVLEARGVRIREKVAFVAGHSLGEYSALAAAGALTVGDAAKLLRTRGRAMQQAVPFGVGAMAALLGMDLEQAREVAAEAAMSEVCETANDNGGGQVVISGHKAAVERAVEIAKAKGAKRAILLPVSAPFHCRLMEPAAKVMEMALAAAEIKEPHVPLIANVTAAPVTTPDEIRARLVEQVTGMVRWRESVQMLAAGGVNTFVEIGAGKVLSGLAKRIVDGAETLTVGTPAEIDAAVVKLA, from the coding sequence ATGACGACAGCCTTCACGTTTCCGGGGCAGGGGAGCCAGGTGGTCGGCATGGGCAAGGCCCTCGCCGACGCCTTCTTCGAGGCGAACGCCGTGTTCGAGGCGGTCGACGATGCGCTGGGCGAGAAGCTGTCGACCGTCATCTTCGAAGGCCCGATCGAGACGCTGACGCTGACCGAGAACGCGCAGCCGGCGCTGATGGCGGTGAGCCTCGCCGCGATCCGCGTGCTGGAAGCGCGCGGCGTGCGCATCCGGGAGAAGGTGGCGTTCGTCGCCGGCCATTCGCTCGGCGAATATTCCGCGCTGGCCGCCGCCGGGGCGCTGACCGTCGGCGATGCGGCGAAGCTGTTGCGCACCCGCGGGCGCGCCATGCAGCAGGCGGTGCCGTTCGGCGTTGGTGCGATGGCGGCGCTGCTCGGCATGGACCTGGAGCAGGCGCGCGAAGTCGCGGCGGAAGCGGCGATGTCGGAAGTCTGCGAGACCGCCAACGACAACGGCGGCGGGCAGGTCGTCATCTCCGGCCACAAGGCGGCGGTGGAACGCGCCGTCGAGATCGCCAAGGCGAAGGGCGCCAAGCGCGCCATCCTTCTGCCGGTGAGCGCGCCCTTCCATTGCCGGCTGATGGAGCCGGCGGCGAAGGTGATGGAGATGGCGCTCGCGGCGGCCGAGATAAAGGAACCGCACGTGCCGCTGATCGCCAACGTGACGGCGGCGCCGGTGACGACGCCGGACGAAATCCGCGCGCGGCTGGTCGAGCAGGTGACCGGCATGGTGCGCTGGCGCGAGTCGGTGCAGATGCTGGCGGCCGGCGGCGTCAACACGTTCGTCGAGATCGGCGCCGGCAAGGTGCTGTCCGGGCTGGCCAAGCGGATCGTCGACGGCGCGGAGACGCTGACCGTCGGCACGCCGGCGGAAATCGACGCGGCGGTAGTGAAACTCGCGTGA
- the fabG gene encoding 3-oxoacyl-[acyl-carrier-protein] reductase — protein MFELTGKRALVTGASGAIGAGIARALHRQGAIVALSGTKVAALETLAAELGSNVFITPADLSKKDEVEKLVPDVEAATGGEIDILVNNAGMNRDMLFARMSDEDWQSVLDVNLTSAFRLIRAALRGMMRRRAGRIVSISSVVAVVGNPGQANYSASKAGLQAMTRSLAAEIASRNVTVNCVAPGFTTSAMTDALNEKQKAAIMERVPVRRLGTPAEIAAAVVYLASDEAAYVTGQTIHVNGGMAMI, from the coding sequence ATGTTCGAACTGACCGGCAAGCGCGCATTGGTCACCGGCGCCAGCGGCGCCATCGGTGCGGGCATCGCCCGCGCGCTGCACAGGCAGGGCGCCATCGTGGCGCTCTCCGGCACCAAGGTCGCCGCGCTCGAGACACTGGCGGCCGAGCTCGGCTCCAATGTCTTCATCACGCCGGCCGACCTCAGCAAGAAGGACGAAGTCGAGAAGCTGGTGCCCGACGTCGAGGCGGCGACCGGCGGCGAGATCGACATTCTCGTCAACAACGCCGGCATGAACCGCGACATGCTGTTCGCCCGCATGTCGGACGAGGACTGGCAGTCGGTGCTGGACGTGAACCTCACCTCGGCGTTCCGCCTGATCCGCGCGGCGCTGCGCGGCATGATGCGCCGCCGCGCCGGCCGCATCGTTTCGATCTCGTCGGTGGTGGCGGTGGTCGGCAATCCCGGCCAGGCCAACTACTCGGCTTCGAAGGCCGGACTGCAGGCGATGACGCGGTCGCTCGCGGCGGAGATCGCCAGCCGCAACGTCACCGTCAACTGCGTCGCGCCGGGCTTCACGACCTCGGCGATGACCGACGCGCTGAACGAGAAGCAGAAGGCGGCGATCATGGAGCGCGTGCCGGTCCGCCGCCTCGGAACGCCCGCCGAAATCGCCGCCGCGGTGGTCTATCTCGCCTCCGACGAGGCCGCCTACGTGACCGGCCAGACAATCCACGTCAACGGCGGCATGGCCATGATTTGA
- a CDS encoding acyl carrier protein → MSDIGDRVKKIVVEHLGVEAEKVVEGASFIDDLGADSLDTVELVMAFEEEFGVEIPDDAAETILTVGDAIGFLEKNSA, encoded by the coding sequence ATGAGCGACATCGGTGACCGGGTAAAGAAGATCGTGGTCGAGCATCTCGGCGTCGAAGCCGAGAAGGTGGTCGAGGGGGCGAGCTTCATCGACGACCTCGGCGCGGACTCCCTCGACACGGTCGAGCTGGTCATGGCCTTCGAGGAAGAGTTCGGTGTCGAAATCCCGGACGATGCCGCCGAGACGATCCTGACCGTTGGCGACGCCATCGGCTTCCTGGAAAAGAACTCCGCCTGA
- the fabF gene encoding beta-ketoacyl-ACP synthase II — protein sequence MRRVVVTGLGMVTPLGVGVDAAWANAVGGKSGITRITDFEVSDLACQIAGTLPKGSKADGKFQADDWMEPKESRKVDPFIIYAVAAADQALDDANWHPETRDDQIATGVLIGSGIGGLQGIDDAAITLKERGPRRISPFFIPGRLINLASGQVSIRHGLKGPNHSVVTACSTGAHAIGDASRLIALGDADVMVAGGTESPVCRLAIAGFAACKALSTHFNDAPEKGSRPYDQDRDGFVMGEGAGVVVLEEREHALARGAKIYGEVVGYGLSGDAYHITAPAEDGDGAERCMRMAMKRAGISADDIDYINAHGTSTMADEIELHAVERVVGNAAAKVSMSSTKSATGHLLGAAGAVEAIFSLLAIRDNLAPPTLNLDNPSVVTALDLVPHTARSRKIDVALSNSFGFGGTNASLVFRRHA from the coding sequence ATGAGACGCGTCGTCGTCACCGGACTTGGCATGGTGACGCCTCTGGGCGTCGGCGTGGATGCGGCGTGGGCGAACGCCGTCGGCGGCAAGAGCGGCATCACGCGCATCACCGACTTCGAGGTTTCCGATCTGGCGTGCCAGATCGCGGGCACGCTGCCCAAGGGCTCGAAGGCGGACGGCAAGTTCCAGGCGGACGACTGGATGGAGCCGAAGGAAAGCCGCAAGGTCGATCCGTTCATCATCTACGCGGTGGCCGCGGCCGACCAGGCGCTCGACGATGCCAACTGGCATCCCGAGACGCGCGACGACCAGATCGCCACCGGCGTGCTGATCGGCTCCGGCATCGGCGGCCTGCAGGGCATCGACGATGCGGCGATCACGCTCAAGGAACGCGGGCCGCGCCGCATCTCGCCGTTCTTCATTCCGGGCCGGCTGATCAATCTGGCCTCGGGGCAGGTCTCGATCCGCCACGGCCTCAAGGGCCCGAACCATTCCGTCGTCACCGCCTGCTCGACCGGTGCGCACGCCATCGGCGATGCCAGCCGGCTGATCGCGCTGGGCGATGCCGACGTCATGGTCGCCGGCGGCACGGAGTCGCCGGTCTGCCGCCTGGCGATCGCCGGCTTCGCGGCGTGCAAGGCGCTGTCGACGCATTTCAACGATGCGCCGGAAAAGGGATCGCGCCCCTACGACCAGGATCGCGACGGCTTCGTCATGGGCGAGGGCGCCGGCGTCGTCGTGCTCGAGGAGCGCGAGCATGCGCTGGCGCGCGGCGCCAAGATTTACGGCGAGGTCGTCGGCTACGGCCTGTCGGGCGACGCCTATCACATCACCGCGCCGGCCGAGGATGGCGACGGCGCCGAGCGCTGCATGCGCATGGCGATGAAGCGCGCCGGCATCAGCGCCGACGACATCGACTACATCAACGCCCACGGCACCTCGACCATGGCCGACGAGATCGAATTGCACGCGGTCGAGCGCGTCGTCGGCAACGCCGCAGCCAAGGTTTCCATGTCGTCGACCAAGTCGGCGACCGGGCACCTGCTCGGAGCGGCCGGCGCGGTCGAGGCGATCTTCTCGCTGCTCGCCATCCGCGACAACCTCGCGCCGCCGACGCTGAACCTCGACAATCCGTCGGTGGTCACCGCCTTGGACCTTGTGCCGCACACGGCGCGCTCCCGCAAAATCGACGTGGCGCTGTCGAATTCCTTCGGTTTCGGCGGCACCAACGCCTCGCTGGTATTCCGCCGCCACGCTTGA
- the mltG gene encoding endolytic transglycosylase MltG, with protein sequence MADLRVDYRREPYADDAEVLSKRLSSSLGRSSPKSPTEALQPEAVPPPPLRSRAVRHPLVVFLNFVLTVVIVGIVALGAGIFAAKVQFERAGTLDQARAITVDRGGSLGTIADQLQKDGVISSKWLFVGGVTIARQQNALKAGEYLIPAHASMRDIMDAMVTGKGILYSISIPEGLTSQQIVDRLNSEDILVGDIAETPPEGSLLPETYKFTRGDTRQSIITRMQRERDRVVADVWSRRAPDLPVTTPDELVVLASVVEKETALADERSRVAAVFVNRLRLNMRLQSDPTVIYGLFKGAGKPSGYTLSRADLEKSSPYNTYVIAGLPAGPIANPGRASLEAVANPSRTRDLFFVADGTGGHAFAETYEAHLKNVTRWRDISANSGAAASAGETQAPPANTPPADDAPPAAAAPADATTVPTPTARPAVPNPTAKPKAKPLPSAQTTSDQPMALTPTDDQPDPEGAAGQ encoded by the coding sequence ATGGCTGACCTGAGGGTGGACTACCGGCGCGAGCCATACGCCGACGACGCCGAGGTTCTGTCGAAGCGCCTGTCGTCGTCGCTGGGCCGCTCCTCGCCGAAGTCGCCGACCGAGGCGCTGCAACCGGAGGCCGTGCCGCCGCCGCCGTTGCGTTCGCGCGCCGTCCGCCATCCGCTGGTCGTCTTCCTCAATTTCGTGCTGACGGTGGTGATCGTCGGCATCGTCGCGCTGGGCGCCGGCATCTTCGCCGCCAAGGTGCAATTCGAGCGCGCCGGCACGCTCGACCAGGCCCGTGCCATCACGGTCGACCGCGGCGGCAGCCTCGGCACCATCGCCGACCAGCTCCAGAAGGACGGCGTCATCTCGTCGAAGTGGCTGTTCGTCGGCGGCGTCACCATCGCGCGCCAGCAGAACGCGCTGAAGGCCGGCGAGTACCTCATCCCGGCGCACGCCTCGATGCGCGACATCATGGATGCCATGGTCACCGGCAAGGGCATCCTCTACTCGATCTCGATCCCCGAGGGGCTGACCAGCCAGCAGATCGTCGACCGCCTGAACTCGGAAGACATTCTCGTCGGCGACATCGCCGAGACGCCCCCGGAAGGCTCGCTGCTTCCCGAGACGTACAAATTCACGCGCGGCGATACGCGCCAGTCGATCATCACGCGCATGCAGCGCGAACGCGACCGCGTGGTCGCCGACGTCTGGTCGCGCCGCGCGCCCGATCTTCCCGTGACGACGCCGGACGAGCTGGTCGTGCTCGCCTCGGTGGTCGAGAAGGAAACCGCGCTGGCCGACGAGCGCAGCCGCGTCGCCGCCGTGTTCGTCAATCGCCTGCGCCTCAACATGCGCCTGCAGTCGGACCCGACCGTGATCTACGGCCTGTTCAAGGGCGCCGGCAAACCCTCGGGCTACACGCTGTCGCGCGCCGATCTCGAGAAGTCGTCGCCCTACAACACCTATGTCATCGCCGGCCTGCCGGCGGGGCCGATCGCCAACCCGGGCCGCGCCTCGCTGGAAGCCGTCGCCAACCCGTCGCGCACCCGCGATCTGTTCTTCGTCGCCGACGGCACCGGCGGCCACGCCTTCGCCGAGACCTACGAGGCGCACCTCAAGAACGTGACGCGCTGGCGCGACATCAGCGCCAACTCCGGCGCCGCCGCTTCTGCCGGCGAGACCCAGGCCCCGCCGGCGAACACGCCGCCCGCCGACGATGCGCCGCCTGCTGCCGCGGCGCCGGCCGACGCGACGACGGTGCCGACGCCGACTGCCCGTCCGGCGGTGCCCAACCCGACGGCGAAGCCGAAGGCCAAGCCGCTGCCGAGCGCGCAGACCACGAGCGACCAGCCGATGGCGCTGACGCCGACCGACGACCAGCCCGACCCGGAAGGCGCCGCCGGCCAGTAG
- a CDS encoding YicC/YloC family endoribonuclease, giving the protein MPLSSMTGFARADGAGSGYRWTWELRSVNGKGLDLRLRLPTGFEHLEAAAREKIGAALTRGNLQVTLSVQSDAGAVHIRVNDAVLAEVAAAMAHVRGRIEVQPPTLDGILAIRGVLETFEGVEDEATRAALAAAILADLDVALAALTADRVREGHAIAVVLAGRLAEIERLTAAAEASPARTPEAIRAKLSEQIAMLVEASSALDADRLHQEAVMLATRADIREELDRLAAHIAAARALLAEDGAVGRRLDFLAQEFNREVNTLCSKSNDRGLTAIGLDLKAVVDQFREQIQNLE; this is encoded by the coding sequence ATGCCCCTGTCCTCGATGACCGGCTTTGCCCGCGCCGATGGCGCCGGCAGCGGCTATCGCTGGACGTGGGAACTGAGGAGCGTCAACGGCAAGGGTCTCGACCTGCGCCTCCGCCTGCCGACCGGCTTCGAGCATCTGGAAGCCGCGGCGCGGGAGAAGATCGGCGCGGCGCTGACGCGCGGCAACCTGCAGGTGACGCTGAGCGTGCAGAGCGACGCCGGCGCCGTCCACATCCGCGTCAACGACGCGGTGCTGGCGGAAGTCGCCGCCGCGATGGCGCATGTTCGCGGCCGCATCGAGGTGCAGCCGCCGACGCTCGACGGCATCCTCGCCATCCGCGGCGTGCTGGAGACTTTCGAGGGCGTCGAGGATGAGGCGACACGCGCCGCGCTCGCCGCCGCTATTCTCGCCGATCTCGACGTAGCGCTGGCGGCTCTCACCGCCGACCGCGTACGCGAGGGGCACGCCATCGCCGTCGTGCTTGCCGGGCGCCTCGCCGAGATCGAGCGGCTGACGGCCGCCGCCGAGGCTTCGCCGGCGCGCACGCCGGAAGCGATCCGCGCGAAGCTTTCCGAGCAGATCGCGATGCTGGTCGAGGCGAGTTCCGCGCTCGATGCCGACCGGCTGCATCAGGAGGCGGTGATGCTCGCCACCCGCGCCGACATCCGCGAGGAGCTCGACCGGCTGGCGGCGCACATCGCCGCCGCCCGCGCGCTGCTCGCCGAGGACGGCGCCGTTGGCCGCCGCCTCGATTTCCTGGCGCAGGAATTCAACCGCGAGGTCAACACGCTCTGCTCGAAGTCGAACGACCGCGGCCTCACCGCCATCGGCCTCGACCTCAAGGCCGTGGTCGACCAGTTCCGCGAGCAGATCCAGAACCTGGAATGA
- the gmk gene encoding guanylate kinase, with product MTMAETINLPRRGVLLVLSSPSGAGKSSITRALVQEEGERLFLSISVTTRAKRPSEIEGIHYYFIDPVRFSSMRQGGELLEWAEVHGNLYATPRAPVEAALAKGEDVLFDIDWQGTQQLVAAMPEDIVTIFILPPSMKELQARLERRAEDNAKVIANRLANATSEIGHWTEYDYVVINDQLERALGSVRAILAAERLKRARQTGMPGFVAGLLKR from the coding sequence ATGACGATGGCCGAGACGATCAACCTGCCGCGCCGCGGCGTCCTGCTGGTGCTTTCCTCGCCTTCCGGCGCCGGCAAATCGTCGATCACGCGGGCGCTGGTGCAGGAGGAGGGCGAGCGCCTGTTCCTGTCGATCTCGGTGACGACGCGCGCCAAGCGGCCGAGCGAGATCGAGGGCATCCATTATTATTTCATCGATCCGGTGCGCTTCTCCTCGATGCGCCAGGGCGGCGAACTGCTCGAATGGGCCGAGGTGCACGGCAACCTCTACGCCACGCCGCGCGCGCCGGTCGAGGCCGCGCTCGCCAAGGGCGAGGACGTGCTCTTCGACATCGACTGGCAGGGCACGCAGCAGCTCGTCGCCGCGATGCCGGAGGACATCGTCACCATCTTCATCCTGCCGCCGAGCATGAAGGAATTGCAGGCGCGGCTGGAGCGGCGCGCCGAGGACAACGCCAAGGTCATCGCCAACCGCCTCGCCAATGCGACCAGCGAGATCGGGCACTGGACGGAGTACGACTACGTCGTGATCAACGACCAGCTCGAGCGGGCGCTGGGTTCGGTCCGCGCCATCCTCGCGGCCGAGCGGCTGAAGCGGGCGCGGCAGACCGGGATGCCGGGGTTTGTCGCGGGGTTGTTGAAGCGGTAG
- the rsmA gene encoding 16S rRNA (adenine(1518)-N(6)/adenine(1519)-N(6))-dimethyltransferase RsmA, giving the protein MSQIDDLPPLREVIARYDIAPKKNLGQNFLLDLNLTSRIARAAGRLTDATVIEIGPGPGGLTRALLAEGAAHVVAIERDERCIAALNEIAAHYPSRLTIVAGDALSVDLTPFADGRTLVVANLPYNIATPLLVGWLRTEPWPPWFESLTLMFQREVAERIVAPPGSKTYGRLGVLAGWRSEAEILFDIDPRAFTPPPRVTSSLVQLIPRPRPLACDPDVLERVVAAAFGQRRKMLRQSLKSLGGDTLALLAAAGIEETRRAEEIDVAGFVALANAVGER; this is encoded by the coding sequence ATGAGCCAGATCGACGACCTGCCGCCGCTGCGCGAGGTCATCGCCCGCTACGACATCGCGCCGAAGAAAAATCTCGGCCAGAATTTTCTGCTCGACCTCAACCTCACCTCGCGCATCGCGCGCGCCGCCGGCCGGCTCACCGACGCCACCGTCATCGAGATCGGCCCCGGACCCGGCGGCCTGACGCGCGCGCTGCTCGCCGAGGGCGCCGCCCACGTCGTCGCCATCGAGCGCGACGAGCGCTGCATCGCCGCGCTCAACGAGATCGCCGCGCACTACCCCAGCCGCCTGACGATCGTCGCCGGCGACGCCCTCAGCGTCGACCTGACGCCGTTCGCCGACGGACGGACGCTGGTCGTCGCCAACCTGCCCTACAACATCGCGACGCCGCTGCTGGTCGGGTGGCTGCGCACCGAGCCGTGGCCGCCGTGGTTCGAGTCGCTGACGCTGATGTTCCAGCGCGAGGTCGCCGAGCGCATCGTGGCGCCGCCGGGCAGCAAGACGTACGGCCGCCTCGGCGTGCTCGCCGGCTGGCGGAGCGAGGCCGAGATCCTGTTCGACATCGACCCGCGCGCCTTCACGCCGCCGCCGAGGGTGACGTCGTCGCTGGTGCAGCTCATCCCGCGCCCGCGGCCGCTGGCGTGCGACCCGGACGTGCTGGAACGCGTCGTCGCCGCCGCCTTCGGCCAGCGGCGCAAGATGCTGCGCCAGAGCCTCAAATCTCTTGGCGGGGACACGCTGGCGCTGCTCGCGGCGGCAGGAATCGAGGAGACGCGGCGGGCGGAGGAGATTGACGTTGCGGGATTTGTTGCGCTGGCGAATGCGGTGGGCGAACGGTGA
- the pdxA gene encoding 4-hydroxythreonine-4-phosphate dehydrogenase PdxA: MAGPTDTRPPLALTMGEPAGIGPDVTLAAWSRRAEFRLPPFYCLGDPTLYADLARRLNLDVPVEATSPGEANAIFGRALPVVPLSAPVRATPGAPSTATAQSVIEAIARAVGDVRAGMASAVVTCPISKKTLFDAGFRHPGHTEFLGTLSATWTGSQARPVMMIAGPELKTVPVTIHIPLHDVATTLTTALIVDTARIVADELRRRFARPQPRLAVAGLNPHAGENGAFGDEDERIVRPAVAMLRAEGIDARGPLSSDAMFHARARATYDAAICMYHDQALIPAKTIDFTETVNVTLGLAFIRTSPDHGTAFDIAGSGKADASSLAAALRMAAELVANETAA; this comes from the coding sequence ATGGCGGGCCCGACGGACACTCGCCCGCCGCTCGCCCTGACGATGGGCGAGCCGGCCGGCATCGGCCCGGACGTGACGCTTGCCGCCTGGTCGCGCCGCGCCGAATTCAGGCTGCCGCCGTTCTACTGCCTCGGCGATCCCACGCTCTACGCCGACCTCGCCCGCCGCCTCAACCTTGACGTTCCGGTCGAGGCGACCTCGCCCGGCGAGGCCAACGCCATTTTCGGCCGCGCGCTGCCGGTCGTGCCGCTGTCCGCCCCGGTCAGGGCGACTCCGGGCGCGCCCAGCACGGCCACGGCGCAGTCGGTGATCGAGGCGATCGCCCGCGCCGTCGGCGACGTCCGCGCCGGCATGGCGAGCGCCGTCGTCACCTGCCCGATCTCGAAGAAGACGCTGTTCGACGCCGGCTTCCGTCATCCCGGCCACACCGAGTTTCTCGGCACGCTGTCGGCGACGTGGACCGGGTCGCAGGCGCGACCGGTGATGATGATCGCGGGCCCGGAATTGAAGACGGTGCCGGTGACCATCCACATCCCGCTGCACGACGTCGCGACAACGCTCACCACCGCGCTCATCGTCGATACCGCGCGCATCGTCGCCGACGAACTCCGCCGGCGTTTTGCCCGGCCGCAACCGCGCCTCGCCGTCGCCGGCCTCAATCCGCACGCCGGCGAGAACGGCGCCTTCGGCGACGAGGACGAGCGCATCGTCCGCCCGGCCGTCGCGATGCTGCGCGCCGAGGGCATCGACGCGCGCGGCCCGCTGTCGTCGGACGCGATGTTCCACGCCAGGGCGCGCGCCACCTACGACGCGGCGATCTGCATGTACCACGACCAGGCGCTGATCCCGGCGAAGACCATCGACTTCACCGAGACGGTCAACGTCACGCTCGGCCTCGCCTTCATCCGCACCTCGCCCGACCACGGCACCGCCTTCGACATCGCCGGCTCCGGCAAGGCGGACGCCTCGAGCCTCGCCGCGGCGCTGCGCATGGCGGCCGAGCTGGTCGCCAACGAAACGGCGGCATGA